The sequence TCCCCACACCCACTCAAACCTCAAACACCTATGAGATGATCGACTCTCAGAGTCAACCATCAACTACAAAACCGAAAGAACTATTTATGAGCCTCAGACTTGGTGATACCGTTCCCAATTTTACCCAAGCCTCTTCCCAAGGGGAAATTGACTTCTATAGCTGGGCAGCAGATAGCTGGGTCGTCCTGTTTTCTCACCCCGCCGACTATACCCCAGTTTGTACCACAGAACTCGGCATGGTAGCCAAACTCAAACCCGAGTTTGATAAACGGAACGTTAAAGTCATTGCCCTCAGTGTAGATGGTGTTGAATCTCACCAAGGATGGATCGGTGATATCAACGAAACTCAAAGCACCACCGTCAACTATCCCATTTTGGCCGATGAGGATAAAAAGGTCTCCAATCTCTATGACATGATTCACCCAGAATCCCTAAACAACTTAACCGTTCGTACTGTTTTTATCATCGATCCCAACAAAAAACTGCGTCTAAATCTGACCTATCCAGCCAGCACCGGCCGTAACTTTGATGAAATTCTGCGGGTGATTGACTCCTTACAGTTAACCGATAATTATCAAGTGGCCACCCCCGTTAACTGGCAAGATGGAGGAGATTGTGTAATTGTCCCTTCTCTCAAAGATCCAGAGGTCTTGAAAGAGAAATTTCCCAAAGGCTATGAAGAAGTTAAACCCTATTTACGCATGACTCCCCAGCCCAATAAATAGGGAATGGGGAATGGTAACAAGTTAAGGTTGTAGGTGAGGGGGAGGCAAAAGGCAAAAGGCAAAAGGCAAGAGGGGGGGGGAGGCAAGAGGCAAGAGGCAAGGGTTCATATTTAGCTTGAGCTTGTTGTTAACTTCTCTATCCCCCTACCCTACAACAAAGTGCTAAAGAGCGCTCCTGCTGCGATCGCAGTAAAATAAGATAAAGTTCGGTAACTAAAACGGATGGATATCAAAGCAGGATTTATACCCACAGTCGGCAACACACCCCTAATTCGATTAAACAGCTTTTGCGAAGAAACCGGGTGTGAGATTCTCGGTAAAGCAGAATTCCTCAATCCAGGGGGTTCCGTCAAAGACCGAGCCGCCCTCTATATTATCGAAGATGCAGAAAAACAAGGACTCCTCAAACCCGGTGGCACAGTTGTCGAAGGAACTGCGGGTAACACCGGAATAGGTTTAGCCCATATTTGTAATGCAAAAGGCTATCGTTGCAAAATCATCATTCCCGAAACCCAATCCCAAGAAAAAATTGAAGCCCTACGAACCCTAGGCGCAGACGTACAAACCGTTCCCGCCGTTCCCTATCGAGACCCCAATAACTATGTAAAATTATCAGGACGAATAGCCAACGAACTCGATAACGCCATTTGGGCCAATCAATTTGATAATTTAGCCAATCGCCAAGCCCATTATGAAACCACAGGGCCAGAACTTTGGCAACAAACCGACGGTAAAATTGATGGTTGGGTAGCTGCCACGGGAACCGGGGGAACCTATGCGGGAGTGGCTCTTTTCTTGAAGGAGAAAAACCCTAATATTCAGGTGGTCGTTGCCGATCCCATGGGCAGTGGTTTATATTCCTATGTGAAAACCGGAGAAATTAAGCCAGAAGGCAGTTCAATCACCGAAGGAATTGGCAATTCTCGGATTACGAAAAACATGGAAGGCGTGCCCATCGATGATGCCATTCAAGTCGATGATCCTGAATGTATCCGAGTCATCTATCAGTTATTGCGCCGCGATGGTTTATTTATGGGCGGTTCTGTCGGTATTAATGTCGGTGCTGCCGTAGCCTTAGCCAAACAGATGGGGCCAGGACATACCATTGTCACCGTCTTATGTGATGGGGGCGCTCGTTATCAATCCAAACTGTATAATCGGGAGTGGTTAGCCTCGAAGAATTTGCTACCCGATTAAAAACATGGAAGCGGGTAAGATGCCCGCACTCCTAGAATCCCTTGATATTACTAGAGTGGGAGCCTCTCGCTCCCTAGATTTTTAATTATGGTTTTTAACCAGACTTGAAATCACGATATGAATGAAACCAAACCAACCAAACAGGTGCGAGTGTGTCAGCATCAAAGCTGTCGTAAGTTAGGCGCAACTCAGGTATTGGAGGCCTTTGAACTTTATCCCGTCGAGGGTGTAGAAGTGATAGCAGTTCATTGCTTAGGACAATGTGGCAATGGGCCGATGGTGTTGGTTTTACCGGAAGAAGTTTGGTACTGTCGGGTTTCTCCCCAGGAAGTGCCTGCGGTAGTCGAGCGACATTTGATCGGGGGAAACCCGGTAAAAGGGATGCTCTACCGGAAGTTTCATCCCTCTAATAATTGAGTAATTATATCATGTCCGGTTAAAGACTTGTCATTGCGATCGCAGGGAAGCAATCTCCAAGACTATCGAGAGGGTTGAGATTACTTCATTCCACTGCGTTCCATTCGCAATGACTATGAGTTCTTTAGGATTGATTGGGAAGGCGAACTTTGGTCACCAAACCCACACGATGCAACAAACTAATGACTCCCCAACTGGGGTCGATTTCCCACCACTTTAAGCCGCAACGAGCAGAATGGGGAAAGGCATGATGGTTATTATGCCAGCAACTCCCGTAGCTTATGGGAAATAACCACCAAACATTAGTCGAGAGATCATTCGTATCAAAATTCCGATAGCCAAGACGGTGAGCTAGACTGTTAATGATCCAAACACTATGCCACAGAGTCACCATACGAAAGAAGATTCCCCACATCACCCAAGACCAACCCCCAAAAGCAAATAAGATGGCGGCTAAAGCCAATTGAAGAGCAAGCAAATATTTGTGACAAAATTGGTAAAAGGGATCATCTTGTAAATCATGGGTCACTTCAGGAATTTTCGTTTCTAAGCTAGGTTTATGATAGAAAATCCACAGGACATGGCTCCACCAAAATCCCCGTGCTGCATTATGATAATCCCCATCTCGATCGGAATGGGCATGATGAAGGCGATGAGTTCCGACCCAACTAATTGGGCTAGACATCGCACTGAGGGTTCCACAAAAGACAAAGAAATATTCAACCCATTTGGGACAACTAAAACTTCGATGACTCCCTAAACGATGCCATCCAATTTCAACGCCTAAACTTCCGGTAATCCAGTGCAAGATAAGGCAAACTAGGACACCAGACCAACTGAAAAACTGGGGCAATAAGGCTAAAATAGCTCCTAAATGGATTATAGTAATCCAAGATAGGATGACCGGATTTAATTTTAGAGAAGGTATGGTTTCGGTATGAATCGCTTGAGAAGAGGTAGATTTGATCATAATTTTTACATTAAATTAATTACTCGCTATGGCTTCTTTTAGATACAGTCCGTTACCGACTGAACCCATTTTAAAAGAAAAAACATCAACAAACTCAAAAGAGCTGAGGAAGTCATCAATCTCTGGCTTGGAAGGAGAACCTTTATAGCGTTCATCAATATTGATCTCTAAACTAATGGCTTGAAGATGTTTTAGTGTTTCTTTTCCTCCTTGCAAAGCCATTAGTTCAGAACCCTGAATATTCATGCGTAAGTAACTAAAGTCAGAGGATTGCCAACCCGGTTTGAGTTCAGACATTAACTGATCTAGGGTCTTACTTTCAATTTCAATGACTTTAGTTCTGTTGAGTGCAATAAAATAACTCAACCAGGCTAGTGGCATCTGATACCAGGGAATATATCTTTTTCTCCAATACTGATTCAATGCTTGATAGAAACTACCTATATTTGGCTCCAAAATCGAAGACCATTCAGTATCTCCCATTTGGTACAATTGAACGATATCTGATTGGGATGAAACAACAGATTGGACACATTGAATCTCAGGATACGGTTGACTTTCCCCTAGCTCTAACAATTGATGAAGTTCTGTTCGGAATGCTTCTATTGCTTCTGCATACTGTTTCATGGATTCAAATAGGGAGGGTTGTGGTTCAACCATAAGAATTTTTTTAAATCCTAATTGTGTATACATGGGGAGTTCTTGGCCGGAATGACCTCCGATATGGATAACTCCTCCTTTATCAATTCCATAACGATCGAAGAGTAGAATACGAAGGGATAAAGAAACTGGATCTACATCTTTAGGGATGTTCTGCAAATTAATATAGTCGGAGATTTCTTTGTATCTTTCATAGTGATGATCCATAGTTGAGTGATGTTCGTGACTTAAAATCCTAGGAGAGTTTTGAACACAAC is a genomic window of Roseofilum capinflatum BLCC-M114 containing:
- a CDS encoding (2Fe-2S) ferredoxin domain-containing protein gives rise to the protein MNETKPTKQVRVCQHQSCRKLGATQVLEAFELYPVEGVEVIAVHCLGQCGNGPMVLVLPEEVWYCRVSPQEVPAVVERHLIGGNPVKGMLYRKFHPSNN
- a CDS encoding FkbM family methyltransferase, with product MDHHYERYKEISDYINLQNIPKDVDPVSLSLRILLFDRYGIDKGGVIHIGGHSGQELPMYTQLGFKKILMVEPQPSLFESMKQYAEAIEAFRTELHQLLELGESQPYPEIQCVQSVVSSQSDIVQLYQMGDTEWSSILEPNIGSFYQALNQYWRKRYIPWYQMPLAWLSYFIALNRTKVIEIESKTLDQLMSELKPGWQSSDFSYLRMNIQGSELMALQGGKETLKHLQAISLEINIDERYKGSPSKPEIDDFLSSFEFVDVFSFKMGSVGNGLYLKEAIASN
- a CDS encoding peroxiredoxin; translated protein: MSLRLGDTVPNFTQASSQGEIDFYSWAADSWVVLFSHPADYTPVCTTELGMVAKLKPEFDKRNVKVIALSVDGVESHQGWIGDINETQSTTVNYPILADEDKKVSNLYDMIHPESLNNLTVRTVFIIDPNKKLRLNLTYPASTGRNFDEILRVIDSLQLTDNYQVATPVNWQDGGDCVIVPSLKDPEVLKEKFPKGYEEVKPYLRMTPQPNK
- a CDS encoding acyl-CoA desaturase → MIKSTSSQAIHTETIPSLKLNPVILSWITIIHLGAILALLPQFFSWSGVLVCLILHWITGSLGVEIGWHRLGSHRSFSCPKWVEYFFVFCGTLSAMSSPISWVGTHRLHHAHSDRDGDYHNAARGFWWSHVLWIFYHKPSLETKIPEVTHDLQDDPFYQFCHKYLLALQLALAAILFAFGGWSWVMWGIFFRMVTLWHSVWIINSLAHRLGYRNFDTNDLSTNVWWLFPISYGSCWHNNHHAFPHSARCGLKWWEIDPSWGVISLLHRVGLVTKVRLPNQS
- a CDS encoding cysteine synthase A — encoded protein: MDIKAGFIPTVGNTPLIRLNSFCEETGCEILGKAEFLNPGGSVKDRAALYIIEDAEKQGLLKPGGTVVEGTAGNTGIGLAHICNAKGYRCKIIIPETQSQEKIEALRTLGADVQTVPAVPYRDPNNYVKLSGRIANELDNAIWANQFDNLANRQAHYETTGPELWQQTDGKIDGWVAATGTGGTYAGVALFLKEKNPNIQVVVADPMGSGLYSYVKTGEIKPEGSSITEGIGNSRITKNMEGVPIDDAIQVDDPECIRVIYQLLRRDGLFMGGSVGINVGAAVALAKQMGPGHTIVTVLCDGGARYQSKLYNREWLASKNLLPD